A genomic region of Vespa crabro chromosome 19, iyVesCrab1.2, whole genome shotgun sequence contains the following coding sequences:
- the LOC124430587 gene encoding circadian locomoter output cycles protein kaput-like isoform X4: MWSQQQQQQQQQQQQQQQQQQKQQLQQQQQQPRTYLRGFAFQHPQQQNVHLGIVGVDDTPQHQHQHHHQLQHHLRGSSGMDLPLSSNPRASRNMAEKQRRDNLNTNISTMAALVPTVAGSSRRMDKISILRLTAAYLRTQYTLGRGSADFLPKKFNDLDVEQYFVDKSFLLLRQNLIGHVGFFIVVTTAGKIVYVSRQVERQLGHAQKELTGQSLYHFVYPEDHKELTKNLTPDEMQPMVGSSTTDVDNSSNSSEESTSTTSQRNTERRSFREQRRSFKLRMSQRTVSRREHTQYECLHVSGVLRLADACKNFDNRARHRETTSTSNDIIFVGMAWLPKKRPITEISIIDANKQEYVTRHLVDGRIIYCDHRISIVAGYLSEEVSGLSAFSFMHKDDVRWTIIGLRQMYDRAEPCGSSCYRLLSKTGEFIYLRTHGYLEYDKNTQTVESFICINTLVSEEEGIEFVREMKERFSATVSGATKAVMIQNNDDLSFDLGSESQKSNSKASLEDPSQLEDAITHLISDLPSPAVSEDRSSPSPMPNAQFAKAAVFSQRLPPAAAQASKFGIKKIDHNFTIQSNKGNLTLKQEPRIEVKQELQAIDNKMVADSIVKKEIISDGQQRNVGRRRNQDRNNIGSLSSGKPLSMKEMMGQVEVMRQENRNNESTRTKVVLPERNNASETKVLKNNTNETGLENVGNGKSESEDEESRKRYSSKRIYVEENFGGTGRSNKKRRNEKRYEITEIQLEQQQQEQEQQEQQQQQQQQQQQQQQQQQQQQQQQQQQQQQQQQQQQQQQQQQQQQQQQQHRHHQQRQQQHQPSAPYVNCRTFIKEEQLSPLADFDHYGQVHTQPIRIISTDSPNSSLQDVNIEYQELDSSTPLVISNMIDDEQFGDFQELKEEPLLSSSLDANPDFMLKIFDDLRPAMGFEKSFDDMNVQQLTVNNQQAVNDEIRRTHLQLASSMVIRESQFDVLARDLDNPALQAQRKNLTQLQVMSYIDCRLNIKCKNKS, from the exons TAATCCGCGTGCTTCACGAAATATGGCGGAGAAACAACGCCGAGATAATCTTAACACCAATATCTCGACGATGGCGGCTCTCGTTCCTACCGTCGCCGGAAGTTCTAGAAGGATGGACAAGATATCTATCCTGAGATTAACTGCTGCCTATTTAAGAACGCAATACA CTCTTGGTCGTGGATCGGCCGATTTCCTGCCAAAGAAATTCAACGATTTGGACGTGGAACAATACTTTGTAGAT aaatcatttttattgcttCGACAGAACTTAATCGGCCATGTTGGTTTCTTCATTGTCGTAACTACGGCAGGAAAGATCGTTTACGTTAGCCGGCAGGTGGAACGTCAACTTGGTCACGCTCAG AAAGAATTAACGGGACAATCTTTGTATCACTTCGTTTATCCTGAGGATCACAAGGAGTTAACGAAAAATTTAACGCCCGATGAAATGCAACCGATGGTCGGTAGTTCGACCACGGACGTCGATAACAGTTCCAATTCCTCCGAGGAGTCAACCTCGACGACGTCGCAAAGGAACACCGAGAGGAGGTCTTTTCGCGAGCAGAGACGGAGTTTCAAATTGCGAATGTCACAACGGACAGTTTCGAGACGAGAACATACGCAGTATGAGTGTCTACATGTGTCGGGGGTTCTTAGGCTCGCGGATGCTTGTAAAAATTTTGACAATCGTGCACGACATCGAG agACTACATCGACAAGCAACGACATCATATTCGTCGGTATGGCATGGCTACCCAAGAAACGTCCTATCACCGAAATCTCCATAATAGATGCTAATAAACAAGAGTACGTGACGCGACACTTGGTGGACGGTCGTATTATTTACTGCGATCATAGGATATCTATTGTGGCAGGTTACCTATCCGAGGAGGTTTCTGGTTTAAGCGCTTTCAGTTTTATGCACAAGGACGACGTTAGATGGACCATCATTGGACTTCGCCAaa tGTACGATCGTGCAGAACCTTGTGGTTCATCCTGCTATAGGCTTCTTTCGAAGACTGGTGAGTTCATTTACCTAAGGACCCATGGATATTTGGAATACGACAAAAATACTCAAACCGTTGAATCGTTTATCTGCATCAATACCCTAGTCTC agaagaagaaggtattGAATTTGTAAGAGAGATGAAGGAAAGATTTTCAGCTACGGTGTCTGGTGCTACGAAGGCGGTTATGAttcaaaataacgacgacCTTTCGTTCGATCTG GGATCGGAATCACAAAAATCGAATTCCAAAGCTAGCCTGGAAGATCCTTCGCAGTTAGAGGACGCGATCACCCACCTCATCAGCGATTTACCTTCACCAGCTGTTTCAGAAGATCGTTCTTCTCCATCACCAATGCCCAACGCTCAATTCGCCAAAGCGGCCGTTTTTTCTCAAAGATTACCTCCGGCAGCTGCGCAAGCAAGCAAATTCGGTATTAAGAAGATCGATCACAATTTCACGATACAAAGTAATAAAGGTAATCTTACGTTAAAACAAGAACCACGAATTGAAGTAAAACAAGAACTTCAGGCGATCGATAACAAAATGGTCGCTGATTCTATcgttaagaaagaaatcatATCGGATGGACAACAACGAAACGttggaagaaggagaaatcaGGATCGTAATAATATTGGCTCATTGAGTTCAGGAAAACCTTTGAGTATGAAGGAAATGATGGGACAAGTGGAAGTTATGCGACAGGAAAATCGTAATAACGAAAGCACCAGGACTAAGGTCGTCTTACCCGAACGTAATAATGCATCCGAAACGAAAGTTCTAAAGAATAACACCAACGAGACTGGGCTCGAAAATGTAGGAAATGGCAAAAGCGAGTCCGAGGATGAAGAGTCTAGGAAAAGATATTCTTCGAAGAGGATATACGTTGAAGAAAACTTTGGAGGAACAGGCCGTAGTAATAAAAagcgaagaaatgaaaaacgatATGAAATTACTGAGATTCAACtcgaacaacaacaacaggaACAGGAACAGcaagaacaacaacagcagcagcagcagcagcagcagcagcagcagcagcagcagcaacaacaacaacaacaacaacaacaacaacaacaacaacaacaacaacaacaacaacaacaacaacaacaacaacaacaacaacaacaacaacaacaccgTCATCACCAACAACGACAACAGCAACATCAACCAAGTGCTCCTTATGTTAATTGTAGGACGTTTATCAAGGAAGAACAGTTATCACCGCTCGCTGATTTTGATCATTATGGTCAAGTTCACACTCAACCGATTCGGATTATATCCACGGACTCTCCGAATTCTAGTCTTCAAGACGTTAACATCGAGTATCAAGAATTAGATTCGTCTACACCGTTGGTGATCTCGAATATGATCGATGACGAACAATTTGGCGATTTTCAGGAACTCAAGGAAGAACCATTATTAAGCTCGAGCCTGGACGCAAATCCAG ATTTCATGCTGAAGATATTCGATGATCTACGGCCTGCAATGGGTTTCGAAA AAAGCTTCGATGATATGAACGTGCAACAGCTGACAGTCAATAAC CAGCAAGCGGTTAACGATGAGATAAGAAGGACACATCTGCAACTTGCGAGTAGTATGGTTATACGAGAGTCCCAATTCGATGTATTGGCACGCGATTTGGATAATCCAGCTTTGCAAgctcaaagaaaaaatttaaccCAATTACAG GTAATGTCTTACATCGATTGCAGGCTGAACATAAAATGCAAAAACAAATCCTAA
- the LOC124430587 gene encoding PH domain-containing protein DDB_G0275795-like isoform X7 has product MAEKQRRDNLNTNISTMAALVPTVAGSSRRMDKISILRLTAAYLRTQYTLGRGSADFLPKKFNDLDVEQYFVDKSFLLLRQNLIGHVGFFIVVTTAGKIVYVSRQVERQLGHAQKELTGQSLYHFVYPEDHKELTKNLTPDEMQPMVGSSTTDVDNSSNSSEESTSTTSQRNTERRSFREQRRSFKLRMSQRTVSRREHTQYECLHVSGVLRLADACKNFDNRARHRETTSTSNDIIFVGMAWLPKKRPITEISIIDANKQEYVTRHLVDGRIIYCDHRISIVAGYLSEEVSGLSAFSFMHKDDVRWTIIGLRQMYDRAEPCGSSCYRLLSKTGEFIYLRTHGYLEYDKNTQTVESFICINTLVSEEEGIEFVREMKERFSATVSGATKAVMIQNNDDLSFDLGSESQKSNSKASLEDPSQLEDAITHLISDLPSPAVSEDRSSPSPMPNAQFAKAAVFSQRLPPAAAQASKFGIKKIDHNFTIQSNKGNLTLKQEPRIEVKQELQAIDNKMVADSIVKKEIISDGQQRNVGRRRNQDRNNIGSLSSGKPLSMKEMMGQVEVMRQENRNNESTRTKVVLPERNNASETKVLKNNTNETGLENVGNGKSESEDEESRKRYSSKRIYVEENFGGTGRSNKKRRNEKRYEITEIQLEQQQQEQEQQEQQQQQQQQQQQQQQQQQQQQQQQQQQQQQQQQQQQQQQQQQQQQQQQQHRHHQQRQQQHQPSAPYVNCRTFIKEEQLSPLADFDHYGQVHTQPIRIISTDSPNSSLQDVNIEYQELDSSTPLVISNMIDDEQFGDFQELKEEPLLSSSLDANPDFMLKIFDDLRPAMGFEKSFDDMNVQQLTVNNQQAVNDEIRRTHLQLASSMVIRESQFDVLARDLDNPALQAQRKNLTQLQAEHKMQKQILKSLQQDHRNIQVNAKHNIGV; this is encoded by the exons ATGGCGGAGAAACAACGCCGAGATAATCTTAACACCAATATCTCGACGATGGCGGCTCTCGTTCCTACCGTCGCCGGAAGTTCTAGAAGGATGGACAAGATATCTATCCTGAGATTAACTGCTGCCTATTTAAGAACGCAATACA CTCTTGGTCGTGGATCGGCCGATTTCCTGCCAAAGAAATTCAACGATTTGGACGTGGAACAATACTTTGTAGAT aaatcatttttattgcttCGACAGAACTTAATCGGCCATGTTGGTTTCTTCATTGTCGTAACTACGGCAGGAAAGATCGTTTACGTTAGCCGGCAGGTGGAACGTCAACTTGGTCACGCTCAG AAAGAATTAACGGGACAATCTTTGTATCACTTCGTTTATCCTGAGGATCACAAGGAGTTAACGAAAAATTTAACGCCCGATGAAATGCAACCGATGGTCGGTAGTTCGACCACGGACGTCGATAACAGTTCCAATTCCTCCGAGGAGTCAACCTCGACGACGTCGCAAAGGAACACCGAGAGGAGGTCTTTTCGCGAGCAGAGACGGAGTTTCAAATTGCGAATGTCACAACGGACAGTTTCGAGACGAGAACATACGCAGTATGAGTGTCTACATGTGTCGGGGGTTCTTAGGCTCGCGGATGCTTGTAAAAATTTTGACAATCGTGCACGACATCGAG agACTACATCGACAAGCAACGACATCATATTCGTCGGTATGGCATGGCTACCCAAGAAACGTCCTATCACCGAAATCTCCATAATAGATGCTAATAAACAAGAGTACGTGACGCGACACTTGGTGGACGGTCGTATTATTTACTGCGATCATAGGATATCTATTGTGGCAGGTTACCTATCCGAGGAGGTTTCTGGTTTAAGCGCTTTCAGTTTTATGCACAAGGACGACGTTAGATGGACCATCATTGGACTTCGCCAaa tGTACGATCGTGCAGAACCTTGTGGTTCATCCTGCTATAGGCTTCTTTCGAAGACTGGTGAGTTCATTTACCTAAGGACCCATGGATATTTGGAATACGACAAAAATACTCAAACCGTTGAATCGTTTATCTGCATCAATACCCTAGTCTC agaagaagaaggtattGAATTTGTAAGAGAGATGAAGGAAAGATTTTCAGCTACGGTGTCTGGTGCTACGAAGGCGGTTATGAttcaaaataacgacgacCTTTCGTTCGATCTG GGATCGGAATCACAAAAATCGAATTCCAAAGCTAGCCTGGAAGATCCTTCGCAGTTAGAGGACGCGATCACCCACCTCATCAGCGATTTACCTTCACCAGCTGTTTCAGAAGATCGTTCTTCTCCATCACCAATGCCCAACGCTCAATTCGCCAAAGCGGCCGTTTTTTCTCAAAGATTACCTCCGGCAGCTGCGCAAGCAAGCAAATTCGGTATTAAGAAGATCGATCACAATTTCACGATACAAAGTAATAAAGGTAATCTTACGTTAAAACAAGAACCACGAATTGAAGTAAAACAAGAACTTCAGGCGATCGATAACAAAATGGTCGCTGATTCTATcgttaagaaagaaatcatATCGGATGGACAACAACGAAACGttggaagaaggagaaatcaGGATCGTAATAATATTGGCTCATTGAGTTCAGGAAAACCTTTGAGTATGAAGGAAATGATGGGACAAGTGGAAGTTATGCGACAGGAAAATCGTAATAACGAAAGCACCAGGACTAAGGTCGTCTTACCCGAACGTAATAATGCATCCGAAACGAAAGTTCTAAAGAATAACACCAACGAGACTGGGCTCGAAAATGTAGGAAATGGCAAAAGCGAGTCCGAGGATGAAGAGTCTAGGAAAAGATATTCTTCGAAGAGGATATACGTTGAAGAAAACTTTGGAGGAACAGGCCGTAGTAATAAAAagcgaagaaatgaaaaacgatATGAAATTACTGAGATTCAACtcgaacaacaacaacaggaACAGGAACAGcaagaacaacaacagcagcagcagcagcagcagcagcagcagcagcagcagcagcaacaacaacaacaacaacaacaacaacaacaacaacaacaacaacaacaacaacaacaacaacaacaacaacaacaacaacaacaacaacaacaacaccgTCATCACCAACAACGACAACAGCAACATCAACCAAGTGCTCCTTATGTTAATTGTAGGACGTTTATCAAGGAAGAACAGTTATCACCGCTCGCTGATTTTGATCATTATGGTCAAGTTCACACTCAACCGATTCGGATTATATCCACGGACTCTCCGAATTCTAGTCTTCAAGACGTTAACATCGAGTATCAAGAATTAGATTCGTCTACACCGTTGGTGATCTCGAATATGATCGATGACGAACAATTTGGCGATTTTCAGGAACTCAAGGAAGAACCATTATTAAGCTCGAGCCTGGACGCAAATCCAG ATTTCATGCTGAAGATATTCGATGATCTACGGCCTGCAATGGGTTTCGAAA AAAGCTTCGATGATATGAACGTGCAACAGCTGACAGTCAATAAC CAGCAAGCGGTTAACGATGAGATAAGAAGGACACATCTGCAACTTGCGAGTAGTATGGTTATACGAGAGTCCCAATTCGATGTATTGGCACGCGATTTGGATAATCCAGCTTTGCAAgctcaaagaaaaaatttaaccCAATTACAG GCTGAACATAAAATGCAAAAACAAATCCTAAAGTCTTTACAACAAGATCATCGCAACATACAAGTAAATGCGAAACATAACATTGGCGTTTAA
- the LOC124430587 gene encoding PH domain-containing protein DDB_G0275795-like isoform X9, producing the protein MRTNGTTFITIVDDVNQKELTGQSLYHFVYPEDHKELTKNLTPDEMQPMVGSSTTDVDNSSNSSEESTSTTSQRNTERRSFREQRRSFKLRMSQRTVSRREHTQYECLHVSGVLRLADACKNFDNRARHRETTSTSNDIIFVGMAWLPKKRPITEISIIDANKQEYVTRHLVDGRIIYCDHRISIVAGYLSEEVSGLSAFSFMHKDDVRWTIIGLRQMYDRAEPCGSSCYRLLSKTGEFIYLRTHGYLEYDKNTQTVESFICINTLVSEEEGIEFVREMKERFSATVSGATKAVMIQNNDDLSFDLGSESQKSNSKASLEDPSQLEDAITHLISDLPSPAVSEDRSSPSPMPNAQFAKAAVFSQRLPPAAAQASKFGIKKIDHNFTIQSNKGNLTLKQEPRIEVKQELQAIDNKMVADSIVKKEIISDGQQRNVGRRRNQDRNNIGSLSSGKPLSMKEMMGQVEVMRQENRNNESTRTKVVLPERNNASETKVLKNNTNETGLENVGNGKSESEDEESRKRYSSKRIYVEENFGGTGRSNKKRRNEKRYEITEIQLEQQQQEQEQQEQQQQQQQQQQQQQQQQQQQQQQQQQQQQQQQQQQQQQQQQQQQQQQQQHRHHQQRQQQHQPSAPYVNCRTFIKEEQLSPLADFDHYGQVHTQPIRIISTDSPNSSLQDVNIEYQELDSSTPLVISNMIDDEQFGDFQELKEEPLLSSSLDANPDFMLKIFDDLRPAMGFEKSFDDMNVQQLTVNNQQAVNDEIRRTHLQLASSMVIRESQFDVLARDLDNPALQAQRKNLTQLQAEHKMQKQILKSLQQDHRNIQVNAKHNIGV; encoded by the exons ATGCGTACAAATGGGACGACATTTATCACGATAGTAGATGACGTCAATCAG AAAGAATTAACGGGACAATCTTTGTATCACTTCGTTTATCCTGAGGATCACAAGGAGTTAACGAAAAATTTAACGCCCGATGAAATGCAACCGATGGTCGGTAGTTCGACCACGGACGTCGATAACAGTTCCAATTCCTCCGAGGAGTCAACCTCGACGACGTCGCAAAGGAACACCGAGAGGAGGTCTTTTCGCGAGCAGAGACGGAGTTTCAAATTGCGAATGTCACAACGGACAGTTTCGAGACGAGAACATACGCAGTATGAGTGTCTACATGTGTCGGGGGTTCTTAGGCTCGCGGATGCTTGTAAAAATTTTGACAATCGTGCACGACATCGAG agACTACATCGACAAGCAACGACATCATATTCGTCGGTATGGCATGGCTACCCAAGAAACGTCCTATCACCGAAATCTCCATAATAGATGCTAATAAACAAGAGTACGTGACGCGACACTTGGTGGACGGTCGTATTATTTACTGCGATCATAGGATATCTATTGTGGCAGGTTACCTATCCGAGGAGGTTTCTGGTTTAAGCGCTTTCAGTTTTATGCACAAGGACGACGTTAGATGGACCATCATTGGACTTCGCCAaa tGTACGATCGTGCAGAACCTTGTGGTTCATCCTGCTATAGGCTTCTTTCGAAGACTGGTGAGTTCATTTACCTAAGGACCCATGGATATTTGGAATACGACAAAAATACTCAAACCGTTGAATCGTTTATCTGCATCAATACCCTAGTCTC agaagaagaaggtattGAATTTGTAAGAGAGATGAAGGAAAGATTTTCAGCTACGGTGTCTGGTGCTACGAAGGCGGTTATGAttcaaaataacgacgacCTTTCGTTCGATCTG GGATCGGAATCACAAAAATCGAATTCCAAAGCTAGCCTGGAAGATCCTTCGCAGTTAGAGGACGCGATCACCCACCTCATCAGCGATTTACCTTCACCAGCTGTTTCAGAAGATCGTTCTTCTCCATCACCAATGCCCAACGCTCAATTCGCCAAAGCGGCCGTTTTTTCTCAAAGATTACCTCCGGCAGCTGCGCAAGCAAGCAAATTCGGTATTAAGAAGATCGATCACAATTTCACGATACAAAGTAATAAAGGTAATCTTACGTTAAAACAAGAACCACGAATTGAAGTAAAACAAGAACTTCAGGCGATCGATAACAAAATGGTCGCTGATTCTATcgttaagaaagaaatcatATCGGATGGACAACAACGAAACGttggaagaaggagaaatcaGGATCGTAATAATATTGGCTCATTGAGTTCAGGAAAACCTTTGAGTATGAAGGAAATGATGGGACAAGTGGAAGTTATGCGACAGGAAAATCGTAATAACGAAAGCACCAGGACTAAGGTCGTCTTACCCGAACGTAATAATGCATCCGAAACGAAAGTTCTAAAGAATAACACCAACGAGACTGGGCTCGAAAATGTAGGAAATGGCAAAAGCGAGTCCGAGGATGAAGAGTCTAGGAAAAGATATTCTTCGAAGAGGATATACGTTGAAGAAAACTTTGGAGGAACAGGCCGTAGTAATAAAAagcgaagaaatgaaaaacgatATGAAATTACTGAGATTCAACtcgaacaacaacaacaggaACAGGAACAGcaagaacaacaacagcagcagcagcagcagcagcagcagcagcagcagcagcagcaacaacaacaacaacaacaacaacaacaacaacaacaacaacaacaacaacaacaacaacaacaacaacaacaacaacaacaacaacaacaacaacaccgTCATCACCAACAACGACAACAGCAACATCAACCAAGTGCTCCTTATGTTAATTGTAGGACGTTTATCAAGGAAGAACAGTTATCACCGCTCGCTGATTTTGATCATTATGGTCAAGTTCACACTCAACCGATTCGGATTATATCCACGGACTCTCCGAATTCTAGTCTTCAAGACGTTAACATCGAGTATCAAGAATTAGATTCGTCTACACCGTTGGTGATCTCGAATATGATCGATGACGAACAATTTGGCGATTTTCAGGAACTCAAGGAAGAACCATTATTAAGCTCGAGCCTGGACGCAAATCCAG ATTTCATGCTGAAGATATTCGATGATCTACGGCCTGCAATGGGTTTCGAAA AAAGCTTCGATGATATGAACGTGCAACAGCTGACAGTCAATAAC CAGCAAGCGGTTAACGATGAGATAAGAAGGACACATCTGCAACTTGCGAGTAGTATGGTTATACGAGAGTCCCAATTCGATGTATTGGCACGCGATTTGGATAATCCAGCTTTGCAAgctcaaagaaaaaatttaaccCAATTACAG GCTGAACATAAAATGCAAAAACAAATCCTAAAGTCTTTACAACAAGATCATCGCAACATACAAGTAAATGCGAAACATAACATTGGCGTTTAA